From Loxodonta africana isolate mLoxAfr1 chromosome 2, mLoxAfr1.hap2, whole genome shotgun sequence, the proteins below share one genomic window:
- the LOC100667073 gene encoding olfactory receptor 2L3-like has protein sequence MENYNQTSTDFTLLGLFPPSRMGLFLFILIILIFLMALTGNLSMILLIFLDTHLHTPMYFLLSQLSLMDLNYISTIVPKMASNFLFGNKSISFIGCGVQSFFFLTLAGAEPLLLASMAYDRYLAICFPLHYPIRMTKSACVLMTTGSWIMGSINSCAHTAYALHIPYCQSRAINHFFCDVPAMLALACMDTWDYEYTVFVSTTLFLMFPFIGITYSYVQILLAVYRMPSTEGRKKAYSTCSTHLTVVTLYCAPFAYNYLRPRSLRSPAEDKILAVFYTTITPMINPVIYSLRNKEVMGALRRVIQRIFFVKV, from the coding sequence ATGGAAAATTACAACCAAACATCAACTGATTTCACCTTATTAGGGTTGTTCCCGCCATCAAGGATGGGCCTGTTCCTCTTCATTCTCATCATTCTCATTTTCTTAATGGCTCTGACTGGCAACCTGTCCATGATCCTCCTCATTTTCCTGGACACTCATCTCCACACGCCCATGTATTTCCTACTTAGTCAGCTCTCACTCATGGACCTGAATTACATCTCCACCATTGTCCCCAAGATGGCTTCCAACTTTCTGTTTGGAAACAAGTCTATCTCCTTCATTGGATGTGGAGTccagagtttcttttttttgacTTTGGCAGGTGCAGAACCACTTCTCTTGGCATCTATGGCCTATGACCGTTACTTGGCCATTTGTTTTCCTCTTCACTATCCTATCCGTATGACCAAAAGTGCTTGTGTGCTTATGACTACAGGATCTTGGATAATGGGGTCTATTAACTCCTGTGCCCATACTGCATATGCACTCCACATACCCTATTGCCAATCCAGGGCCATCAATCATTTCTTCTGTGATGTCCCAGCCATGTTGGCTCTGGCTTGCATGGACACCTGGGACTATGAGTACACGGTGTTTGTGAGCACTACCTTGTTTCTCATGTTTCCTTTCATTGGCATTACTTATTCCTATGTCCAAATTCTCCTTGCTGTCTACCGCATGCCCTcaacagaaggaaggaagaaggcctATTCAACTTGCAGTACCCACCTCACCGTGGTGACTTTGTACTGTGCACCTTTTGCTTACAACTATCTACGCCCAAGATCACTCCGATCTCCAGCAGAAGACAAGATTCTTGCTGTTTTCTACACCACCATCACCCCTATGATCAATCCAGTCATCTACAGTCTTAGGAACAAGGAGGTGATGGGGGCCCTGAGAAGAGTTATTCAGAGAATATTCTTTGTGAAAGTGTAg